One segment of Calliopsis andreniformis isolate RMS-2024a chromosome 1, iyCalAndr_principal, whole genome shotgun sequence DNA contains the following:
- the LOC143181120 gene encoding SET domain-containing protein SmydA-8, with protein MSLPDDIVKPEEVNEVLAFHLKENNLLPEGPRPWTVGYSSLGGRGLIATRDIKQNELIFVDAPLVIGPKCLGKHLRLCVCCYKTECPLFPCDRGCGLPICSTQCENSPQHVNYECKYLKSLVPTCGTDWSPDLLLAVIPIRGLFLSESQLKCLAAFQYDQTPIPNCEVELLQRNVKNPPSEEDLKLMRRICRVLNINAFETVSVQDKDHSSSLRGLYPMGALQNHCCVPNTRHHFDKENRFYVSAALPISAGEELTMSYTSLFWDTMLRRQFLNITKHFSCMCKRCSDPTEFGSKLGALLCASDYCSGNLLPKDSLNMGTSWSCDKCSMTIKNRQICSIRGGLAVAVEEIMYKTPRQILRFMQTQLSELIPEYNYLFIDMKFRIISYFGRIKGLEWTDLTDDELDIKWQYCNDLLFTLDTLNCGDCKKRGLILYELYCTNIEKMKRPQQQDTKNRVLQTSIHINENEQILEQAITILQNDVVSVANFEYDKKLFGLR; from the exons ATGAGTCTCCCGGATGATATAGTGAAACCAGAGGAAGTGAACGAAGTGCTGGCATTCCATTTGAAGGAGAACAATCTTCTTCCTGAAGGTCCACGACCCTGGACAGTCGGCTACTCCTCGCTGGGAGGACGTGGGTTGATCGCCACGCGCGATATCAAACAGAACGAATTGATTTTCGTAGATGCACCGTTGGTAATCGGGCCAAAATGCTTGGGCAAACATTTGCGATTATGCGTGTGCTGTTACAAGACCGAATGCCCATTGTTTCCATGTGATCGGGGCTGCGGTCTGCCGATTTGCTCGACGCAGTGTGAAAATTCGCCGCAGCATGTGAACTACGAGTGCAAGTATCTGAAGTCATTGGTACCCACTTGCGGAACCGACTGGTCCCCGGACCTGTTGCTAGCTGTGATACCAATACGTGGGCTTTTCCTCAGCGAATCGCAACTGAAATGTTTGGCAGCGTTTCAGTATGATCAAACTCCTATCCCCAATTGCGAG GTGGAACTACTTCAGCGGAACGTAAAGAATCCTCCGAGCGAAGAAGATCTAAAATTAATGAGACGCATATGCAGGGTATTGAACATAAACGCCTTCGAAACAGTTAGCGTTCAAGATAAAGATCATTCGTCGAGTTTACGCGGATTGTATCCTATGGGAGCGTTACAGAATCACTGTTGCGTTCCAAATACTAGACACCACTTCGACAAAGAGAATCGTTTTTATGTGAGCGCTGCACTTCCGATTTCCGCAGGAGAGGAGCTCACTATGTCTTACACGAGCTTATTTTGGGATACGATGTTACGaagacaatttttaaatattaccaAACATTTTTCATGTATGTGCAAGAGATGCAGTGATCCTACG GAATTTGGATCTAAATTAGGAGCACTATTGTGTGCATCTGACTATTGTTCTGGCAATTTGTTACCCAAGGATTCTCTCAATATGGGAACTTCCTGGAGTTGTGATAAGTGTTCAATGACCATCAAGAACCGACAG ATATGTTCGATCCGTGGTGGTTTGGCAGTTGCAGTCGAAGAAATTATGTACAAAACTCCACGTCAGATATTAAGGTTTATGCAAACGCAACTTTCAGAGTTGATTCCTGAATATAATTATCTCTTTATAGATATGAAGTTCCGTATCATTTCATACTTCGGTAGAATTAAAGGTCTTGAATGGACAG ATTTAACTGACGACGAACTTGATATAAAGTGGCAGTATTGCAATGATCTACTCTTCACATTAGACACTTTGAACTGCGGTGACTGTAAAAAAAGAG gtctcattttatacgaattaTATTGCACAAATATCGAAAAGATGAAACGACCCCAACAACAAGACACTAAAAATAGAGTTTTACAAACTTCTATACAT ATTAATGAAAATGAACAGATATTGGAACAGGCAATTACTATACTGCAGAATGATGTGGTGTCTGTTGCAAATTTTGAATACGATAAAAAATTGTTTGGTCTACGTTAA
- the LOC143181079 gene encoding uncharacterized protein LOC143181079: protein MSKSSIRKITVDPTKCNTDSRRPSVFERLGTKPAVTAGQNSSDYCRNWALNGSCSYGKNCKYANTHTLISPSKRAKKDNAIASTTGLIEDPFKRLTSKIVKKTSHSPDLNLEEWNQTDLEYEDEKVLERRRQLIQRELELQMKKDKEVHGKDKVRQKKKAMTSSSSSRTSSTSSSSSSSSSEDSSSSSTSDSRRKVKKIKSKRHHSGSTDYDEDKERKRKLKLKRLGTKNEKPALKKKRKFESSSTKKEASAKSAKKYSSSSTSRKHSSTPRTRSPAIPVSTTVASTATTVLGSSVSVPHHGTSNKVRERNRSESPKPTKNREVDKEDRHYKKVRDIDELSKDNTKNKSFDKVKDQDKEKSRTIDEKIKTDERLKVKCKDKDIRSRTPPTSERSKHQHSKEPISTKTRRSRTPEKSSRSKREPTPPKTQDRQISTNRSRDVEKKDRESHKSDKSKDREDIRKNEQSSKTRQVANQEESHRRINKEFDDKAYLGEKTRQKSRERRDKDHTRDERGHSRLTRDQRDPRDKDKEELQERCRERPRERDRDRDRDRERDRDRERDRDRDRDRDRDRERDRDRDRDRDRDRDRDRDREKESIKARDRDIPSLVSTSINITIDKNSRYSRDKERIVGKDSSFEKNGTRDRRSDRERERSETKALSDRDRTSSQRIDSRYDRNTIDKDAPTRKSDVNSPRDRVDRFPRERSLDRTSLLDKSVHNAPPQATTLPPVQSSSSSSAPPTLSTSRDNLIDRIDPGHYDRERHRRFGTKYNRSHASEHDQARVTPTKVDRLIERRETSPRRTIEIDRNYNRNYSRISEHWDEQEETSTHLDYRDHHVHEDDRRKTVDGRRYDSPFEERRGIREERSRESRYIVQSADRTSFDDHRHHHHHHRHPLYPGEKLRSNTSIRDENVPNDDWDGHHRDVEHGRERAYGPVDWEEREWRVRALWDSRDSLPRSEVHDEDWNSRYDNSISDWKSSDRKWDNQSIHIRGHYRNERSKELEIGESTSHNKRRTYNSSETRDECTVHTSSKQASLYGSMKEEPINKKLMELAEGKLPTTREKSADSFQKKSLPKEKPETKEAPSVESKRTCIDESLQTLHTESDLSDISDDPDDILNMEDIADVDASKTKTNKKTPDTIQRDAPTAAQEPVPSSPKETIEETVFNAKGKDNTETMSFRNMEDENMETMDFEEISDGELEEDIKTSGKGLGDALGVDWESLVKETQLRRPTTCNQNAENRWQCKAILHRIGVSAKYAGDDLMKKLAKKYANDERSDFFLHNVAFMHTALERNRLLRDLNNDNILPEMDEFLYRNSNVNIEEDVDYDLEILKPCTALYEEAKCLLQQVV from the exons ATGTCAAAATCAAGCATAAGAAAGATAACGGTTGACCCTACGAAATGTAATACAGACTCTCGTCGACCAAGTGTATTTGAGAGGTTGGGGACTAAACCAGCAGTTACTGCCGGCCAAAATTCATCGGATTATTGTAGAAACTGGGCATTAAATGGCAGTTGTTCGTACGGAAAAAATTGCAA ATATGCAAATACTCATACATTAATAAGTCCATCAAAACGTGCCAAGAAGGATAATGCTATTGcaagtacaacagga CTTATTGAGGATCCATTTAAAAGACTTACTTCTAAGATTGTAAAAAAGACATCGCATAGTCCTGACTTAAATCTAGAAGAGTGGAATCAAACGGATTTGGAATACGAAGACGAAAAGGTATTGGAAAGACGTAGGCAGTTAATACAACGGGAATTAGAGTTACAAATGAAGAAGGATAAAGAAGTTCATGGAAAAGACAAAGTGAGACAGAAGAAAAAGGCAATGACCTCTTCCTCTAGTTCTCGTACTTCAAGCACATCTAGTAGTAGTAGCAGTTCCAGTAGTGAAGATTCATCTTCTAGTTCAACATCTGATTCAAGAAGGAAAGTCAAAAAGATTAAATCTAAGCGACATCATAGTGGCTCTACAGATTATGATGAagataaagaaagaaaaagaaa ATTAAAATTGAAAAGGCTTGGAACAAAGAATGAAAAACCAGCACTTAAAAAGAAACGTAAATTTGAAAGCAGTTCAACAAAAAAGGAAGCTAGTGCTAAATCAGCAAAAAAATACAGTTCATCTTCAACATCCAGAAAACATTCATCAACTCCTCGTACAAGATCACCAGCAATCCCAGTGTCTACAACAGTTGCATCTACAGCAACAACGGTGCTGGGTTCCTCAGTATCTGTACCGCATCATGGAACATCCAACAAAGTTAGAGAAAGGAACAGAAGCGAATCTCCAAAGCCGACAAAAAACAGGGAGGTGGACAAAGAAGACAGGCATTATAAAAAAGTGCGAGACATAGACGAATTGTCAAAAGACAACACTAAAAATAAATCGTTCGATAAAGTCAAAGATCAAGATAAAGAAAAAAGTCGTACGATAGACGAGAAGATAAAAACTGACGAAAGATTAAAAGTTAAATGTAAAGACAAGGACATACGTTCCAGAACACCACCGACGTCAGAAAGATCGAAGCACCAGCATTCGAAAGAACCAATTTCCACAAAAACTCGTCGCAGTCGTACACCAGAGAAATCATCGAGATCGAAACGAGAGCCCACCCCTCCGAAAACTCAAGATAGACAAATCTCTACGAATAGATCTCGAGATGTAGAAAAGAAAGACCGCGAATCGCATAAGAGCGACAAGTCAAAAGACAGAGAAGACATAAGAAAAAACGAACAAAGCAGTAAAACCAGGCAAGTGGCGAATCAAGAAGAAAGTCACAGAAGGATTAATAAAGAGTTTGATGACAAAGCTTACTTGGGAGAGAAAACAAGACAAAAGAGCAGAGAACGACGTGACAAAGATCACACGAGAGATGAACGTGGGCATTCCAGGCTTACCAGAGATCAACGTGATCCTCGTGATAAAGACAAGGAGGAATTACAAGAACGTTGTCGCGAGCGTCCGCGAGAGAGAGACCGTGATCGAGATAGAGATCGTGAGCGCGATCGTGATCGTGAGAGGGACAGAGACCGAGACAGAGATCGTGATCGCGATCGAGAACGCGACCGAGATAGGGATCGTGATCGTGACCGTGATCGTGATCGTGATCGTGACAGAGAAAAGGAATCCATCAAAGCGAGAGACAGGGATATCCCTTCTTTGGTTTCGACgtcaataaatataacaatagATAAAAATTCGCGTTATAGTCGGGATAAAGAACGGATAGTAGGGAAAGACAGTAGTTTCGAGAAAAATGGTACTAGAGACCGTAGAAGTGATAGAGAAAGAGAACGATCGGAAACCAAAGCGCTTTCTGATCGAGACAGGACGTCTTCTCAACGAATTGATAGTaggtacgatagaaatactatcGACAAAGACGCGCCGACTCGTAAAAGTGATGTAAATTCGCCTAGAGATCGTGTAGATCGTTTCCCGCGAGAAAGATCTTTAGACAGGACATCTTTACTTGACAAGAGTGTGCATAATGCGCCACCCCAGGCAACTACACTGCCACCtgttcagtcctcgtcgtcctcGTCTGCACCACCTACGTTGTCGACATCACGAGACAATTTGATTGACAGAATAGACCCTGGACATTACGATCGAGAGAGGCACAGACGATTTGGGACGAAGTATAATCGAAGTCATGCATCTGAACACGACCAAGCTCGTGTTACGCCGACTAAAGTTGATCGTTTAATTGAAAGACGAGAAACTAGTCCACGACGTACGATTGAAATTGATAGAAATTATAATAGAAATTATAGCCGAATTTCTGAGCACTGGGACGAACAAGAAGAAACGTCTACTCATTTGGACTATCGTGATCATCATGTACATGAAGATGATAGAAGGAAAACTGTTGATGGAAGAAGGTACGATAGTCCTTTCGAGGAGAGACGTGGGATTCGAGAGGAAAGATCTCGAGAATCTAGGTATATTGTTCAATCCGCGGACAGAACATCCTTTGATGATCATCGACATCATCACCATCATCATAGACACCCTCTGTATCCTGGAGAGAAGTTAAGAAGTAATACTTCAATTCG AGATGAAAATGTTCCTAACGATGACTGGGATGGTCATCATCGTGATGTTGAACATGGCAGAGAACGAGCGTATGGGCCTGTTGATTGGGAGGAAAGAGAATGGCGAGTGAGAGCATTATGGGATAGCAGGGACAGTCTTCCTCGATCGGAAGTGCATGATGAAGATTGGAACTCCAGATATGATAATTCTATTTCAGATTGGAAATCAAGTGATCGAAAATGGGATAATCAATCCATACATATTCGTGGTCATTATAGAAACGAGAGGTCAAAGGAATTAGAGATTGGAGAATCTACATCACACAA TAAAAGAAGAACTTATAATAGTTCTGAAACTAGAGATGAATGTACAGTTCATACCTCATCTAAGCAAGCATCCTTATATGGCAGTATGAAAGAAGAacctataaataaaaaattaatggaaTTAGCTGAAGGTAAACTGCCCACAACACGAGAGAAATCCGCAGATAGTTTTCAGAAGAAGTCTCTCCCCAAAGAAAAACCTGAAACAAAAGAAGCTCCCTCCGTCGAATCGAAACGAACATGTATCGACGAATCTCTGCAAACACTTCACACTGAAAGTGATCTTAGCGATATCAGTGATGATCCAGATGACATACTAAATATGGAAGATATTGCa GATGTTGATGCAAGCAAGACTAAAACCAATAAGAAAACTCCTGATACCATACAACGAGATGCTCCGACAGCAGCACAAGAGCCAGTTCCGTCGTCTCCAAAAGAAACTATTGAAGAGACAGTTTTCAATGCAAAAGGAAAAGACAATACTGAAACAATGTCATTCAG AAATATGGAAGACGAAAACATGGAGACGATGGACTTCGAAGAAATTTCTGATGGTGAACTGGAAGAAGATATTAAAACAAGTGGTAAAGGTCTGGGTGATGCGTTAGGAGTTGATTGGGAAAGTCTAGTCAAGGAAACGCAACTTCGAAGACCTACGACATGTAATCAAAACGCAGAGAATCGTTGGCAATGCAAAGCAATTCTTCATAGAATCGGTGTTTCCGCGAAATATGCAGGCGACGATCTGATGAAAAAATTGGCAAAAAAATATGCCAACGACG AGCGCTCGGATTTTTTTCTTCACAATGTTGCATTTATGCACACTGCACTTGAGCGAAATCGTCTCTTACGTGACTTGAACAACGATAATATATTACCTGAGATGGATGAATTTTTGTATAG GAACAGCAATGTAAATATTGAAGAGGACGTGGATTACGATTTAGAAATATTGAAACCTTGTACAGCTTTATATGAGGAAGCGAAATGTTTGTTACAGCAAGTTGTATGA
- the LOC143181147 gene encoding PITH domain-containing protein GA19395 produces the protein MAHQCTCGGTHDEIELGVQYNLYEKINIENVECLNEAEEGSGATVFKPWENKLDRSKYVESDEENELLFNIPFTGNIKLKGIIVIGGEDDLNPNKVRLYKNRPNMTFDEVSTEPEQEFELCVDTYGLHEYDTKVVKFSSVHHLTLHFVGAQRSDKIKIYYIGLKGEWSPGHQHGVTICTYELHPQISDHPREHDDMDRAIS, from the exons ATGGCACATCAATGCACTTGTGGAGGCACACATGATGAGATAGAATTGGGTGTACAATATAATTTATATGAAAAGATTAATATAGAAAATGTAGAATGTTTGAATGAAGCAGAAGAAGGCAGTGGAGCTACGGTATTTAAACCATGGGAAAATAAACTAGATAGAAGCAAA TATGTCGAAAGTGATGAAGAAAATGAACTGCTATTTAATATTCC TTTTACAGGGAATATTAAGCTAAAAGGCATTATTGTTATCGGAGGTGAGGATGATCTTAATCCAAATAAAGTAAGATT GTATAAGAATCGACCAAACATGACATTTGATGAAGTGAGCACAGAACCAGAACAAGAATTTGAATTATGTGTGGATACATATGGACTACATGAATATGATACTAA AGTTGTAAAATTTTCATCAGTGCATCATTTGACTTTACATTTTGTTGGTGCTCAAAGATCAGATAAAATAAAGATCTACTATATTGGATTGAAAGGGGAATGGTCACCTGGTCATCAACATGGTGTTACTATATGCACTTATGAATTACATCCCCAAATAAGCGATCATCCACGAGAGCATGATGATATGGATAGAGCAATCAGTTGA